Proteins found in one Miscanthus floridulus cultivar M001 chromosome 4, ASM1932011v1, whole genome shotgun sequence genomic segment:
- the LOC136551052 gene encoding phosphatidylinositol 4-kinase alpha 1-like — translation MRRFEEEEVDELERKEVAFRLIVHMLGGKGGLETEQVGKVRNAAARQVQSLTDFLKIRKRDWREQGAQLRARINTKLMCCQAAVVVLARSVSTMDTDSKSSKDMLQ, via the exons ATGCGGAGGttcgaggaggaggaggtcgatGAGCTGGAGCGGAAGGAAGTCGCATTCAGGCTGATCGTACATATGCTTGGGGGCAAGGGTGGGCTTGAGACAGAGCAGGTTGGGAAGGTCAGGAATGCTGCTGCACGACAGGTCCAGTCACTCACGGATTTCCTCAAG ATTAGAAAGCGGGACTGGAGGGAGCAGGGTGCACAGCTCAGGGCAAGGATAAACACCAAATTGATGTGTTGCCAAGCTGCAGTGGTGGTGCTAGCACGAAGCGTTTCCACCATGGACACTGATAGCAAGTCTTCGAAGGATATGCTCCAGTAG